One genomic window of Quercus lobata isolate SW786 chromosome 9, ValleyOak3.0 Primary Assembly, whole genome shotgun sequence includes the following:
- the LOC115961136 gene encoding uncharacterized protein LOC115961136, with protein sequence MMSVFKLPDSLCDELTRMIQRFWWGQKEGKNKMAWLSWEKMCALKDKGWLGFRDLKAFNLALLAKQGWRLQMNFHSLVHRVLKARYFPETDFLHVELAIKPSFAWQSILAAQPVVNSGYRWQVGDGKSIDIWTDNWLSRPSTFQVLTPPAQLPANTRVESLIDQENGD encoded by the coding sequence ATGATGAGTGTTTTCAAGCTCCCTGATTCACTATGTGATGAGTTAACTAGAATGATTCAgagattttggtggggccaaaaggagggaaaaaataaaatggcatGGTTGAGCTGGGAAAAAATGTGTGCACTAAAAGACAAAGGATGGTTGGGATTCAGAGATCTCAAAGCTTTCAACTTAGCTCTTTTAGCTAAGCAAGGATGGCGACTACAGATGAACTTTCATTCTTTGGTTCATAGAGTACTTAAAGCCCGTTACTTTCCAGAAACAGATTTCTTACATGTAGAGTTGGCTATAAAACCATCATTCGCTTGGCAAAGCATCTTGGCCGCTCAACCTGTTGTGAATTCGGGTTACCGTTGGCAGGTAGGAGATGGCAAATCCATTGACATTTGGACTGACAATTGGCTTTCAAGGCCTTCCACTTTTCAGGTCCTAACACCTCCTGCCCAACTTCCAGCAAATACAAGGGTAGAGTCTCTCATTGACCAAGAGAATGGGGATTGA